One stretch of Akkermansia sp. RCC_12PD DNA includes these proteins:
- a CDS encoding glycosyltransferase family 4 protein, whose product MGRRILYIANGITGPGGLERVLSVRTRLLAEEYGDEIHIMTLNERGAEPFYDFHPGIRVHDVAMEGSPVARLAAWVRGIRKTVRTVNPDVVDVCDDGFKGFWIPLLLSGRRPVIYERHVSRMIQTEGGCPSVFMKMEFAAMCFLGGRFARFVVPASGNRVEWNMRNVEVIPNPLPFYPSVPSSGKEKRVIAVGKISPQKNYGALLEAWKRVHGKFPDWRLDLFGAERDGGRLRTAIRSAGLEESFVLHPPTREIMAAYLGASICAMSSKYEGFGMMMVEAMACGVPCVAFDCPCGPADIISHEEDGLLVEKNNIPGLANALERLMGDEVLRGALAAKAREHVRRYAAETVAEQWNRLYGRVLEEGKGGRP is encoded by the coding sequence ATGGGAAGACGTATTTTATACATTGCCAACGGCATCACCGGGCCGGGAGGGCTGGAACGGGTTCTGTCCGTCCGGACGCGCCTGCTTGCGGAAGAATACGGGGACGAAATCCATATCATGACTCTGAATGAACGGGGTGCGGAGCCCTTTTACGATTTTCACCCGGGAATCCGTGTTCATGACGTTGCGATGGAGGGTAGCCCCGTGGCACGGCTGGCGGCCTGGGTACGGGGCATCCGGAAAACGGTGCGTACCGTGAATCCCGATGTGGTGGACGTGTGCGACGACGGGTTCAAGGGATTCTGGATTCCCCTTCTGCTGTCCGGGCGGCGTCCGGTCATCTATGAACGCCATGTCTCCCGGATGATCCAGACGGAGGGCGGGTGCCCTTCCGTTTTCATGAAGATGGAATTTGCCGCCATGTGTTTCCTGGGGGGGCGCTTTGCCCGCTTCGTGGTGCCTGCCTCCGGAAACAGGGTGGAATGGAATATGCGCAATGTGGAGGTCATTCCCAACCCTCTTCCCTTTTATCCGTCCGTTCCGTCTTCCGGAAAGGAAAAGCGGGTGATTGCCGTGGGCAAAATTTCCCCTCAGAAAAACTATGGGGCCTTGCTGGAGGCCTGGAAAAGGGTACACGGGAAATTTCCGGACTGGAGGCTGGACCTGTTCGGCGCGGAGCGCGACGGAGGCAGGCTGAGAACGGCGATTCGGTCGGCGGGGCTGGAAGAAAGCTTTGTGCTGCATCCGCCCACGAGGGAAATCATGGCGGCGTACCTGGGAGCCTCCATCTGTGCGATGTCTTCCAAATATGAGGGATTCGGCATGATGATGGTGGAGGCCATGGCGTGCGGCGTACCGTGCGTGGCCTTTGACTGCCCCTGCGGTCCCGCGGACATCATCAGCCATGAAGAAGACGGCCTGCTGGTGGAGAAAAACAATATTCCCGGACTGGCGAATGCCCTGGAGCGCCTGATGGGGGATGAAGTGCTGCGTGGAGCCCTGGCGGCGAAGGCACGGGAACATGTGAGGCGTTACGCGGCTGAAACGGTGGCGGAGCAGTGGAACAGGCTGTATGGCCGGGTTCTGGAGGAAGGAAAGGGGGGACGGCCATGA
- a CDS encoding glycosyltransferase, which produces MKKRIVFFVNSLTGGGAEKVLQTLLNGWEGRGWDISVYCLKKEDVPPGYPRNIAFRFLLDSLRKGDGFWTRLKVKAGNKLKLLVYRHCPPPVFYRMFVRGTYDVEAAFIEGYATRIASGSPNPDSRKLAWVHIDLAANHWTLPAYRNAEEEKRAYRQFDTVVSVSRDVRESVVALAGPLRDARVLYNPIDAQAIREKSAEFVPQRPEGKMLFCASGRLVPQKGFDRLAEACRHLVQAGFSFHLWILGEGPEGRKLKALAGEWGLQDRITFLGHRENPYPYMRAADWMVCSSRSEGHSTVISESLVLGIPVVSTLCSGVREQLGDGEFGLVAGNNTQDLLRALEDILTGRADRRDYGERALRGGSRFDLDGRMSALEGLFETTH; this is translated from the coding sequence ATGAAAAAAAGAATCGTGTTTTTCGTCAACAGCCTGACGGGCGGCGGCGCGGAAAAAGTCCTGCAAACCCTGCTGAACGGCTGGGAAGGGCGCGGCTGGGATATTTCCGTCTATTGCCTGAAAAAGGAGGACGTGCCGCCCGGTTATCCCCGGAACATTGCCTTCCGTTTTCTGCTTGATTCCCTGAGGAAAGGGGACGGGTTTTGGACGCGCCTGAAAGTCAAGGCGGGAAACAAGCTGAAGCTGCTGGTATACAGGCATTGCCCTCCGCCGGTCTTTTACCGCATGTTTGTCCGCGGAACCTATGATGTGGAGGCGGCCTTCATTGAAGGTTACGCCACCAGAATTGCCAGCGGCTCTCCCAATCCGGACAGCCGTAAGCTGGCATGGGTGCATATCGACCTTGCCGCCAATCACTGGACGCTGCCGGCCTACAGGAATGCGGAAGAGGAAAAACGGGCCTACCGGCAGTTTGATACGGTGGTTTCCGTTTCCCGTGACGTTCGGGAATCCGTAGTGGCCCTGGCCGGTCCCCTGCGCGATGCCAGGGTTCTTTACAATCCGATCGATGCGCAGGCCATCAGGGAAAAATCCGCGGAATTCGTGCCGCAGCGTCCGGAGGGGAAGATGCTTTTCTGCGCTTCCGGACGCCTTGTCCCGCAGAAGGGGTTCGACCGCCTGGCGGAAGCGTGCCGTCATCTGGTGCAGGCGGGATTCTCCTTCCATCTCTGGATTCTGGGAGAAGGACCGGAGGGCCGGAAGCTGAAGGCCCTGGCCGGGGAGTGGGGCTTGCAGGACAGGATCACATTCCTGGGCCATCGGGAAAATCCGTATCCCTATATGCGGGCGGCGGACTGGATGGTGTGTTCTTCCCGCAGCGAGGGGCATTCCACCGTCATTTCGGAAAGCCTGGTTCTCGGTATTCCCGTGGTTTCCACCCTGTGTTCCGGCGTCCGGGAGCAATTGGGGGACGGGGAATTCGGGCTGGTTGCCGGCAATAATACGCAGGACCTGCTCCGCGCTCTGGAAGATATCCTGACGGGAAGGGCCGATCGCCGGGATTACGGCGAACGGGCTCTCCGCGGAGGCAGCCGTTTTGATCTGGACGGACGGATGAGTGCCCTGGAAGGGCTTTTTGAAACAACCCATTGA
- a CDS encoding polysaccharide biosynthesis tyrosine autokinase, whose protein sequence is MNDLSPKKESLDAVGAASVSLFPSPKAILGRIVRKWYWCVLSLCICLPLAYLYAARQPQVYGKATTILIKDDYPKESVAATVLATSNGIVNTVATNLDNEMFLLSSHSLLETVVRKLKLDVTYWKKDKFRKVEVYEDSPIAVQFTPEGGAADARFCVVPLSGKEFRLEKDEKDRGGQETGTFGKEVRFDSLTFIVEKTPRFSEAALNVPVIVRKTSVRNAAVGLRSGLTVKKANGKNNLVNVSIRCNNPVKAEVILHSIVHFYNEASLKEKNTRGTKTNKFIGERLAVISEEMRKNDLAVEKLKKETNILTDLSTALTEEYENSINDKKDLRELALEIKSIEYLKQYLEEEAEHDAKLVPINSKIADMGIRDQIGVFNDTLLKKTSLKVNAGDNNPIVRELEANLSSLKDALKRSVNNYYTSLLVKKKNIQDQHEKTREHIRNVSSRERDVNYIDREQRVRESLYVFLLNKREENSLALAATEDNARMVDGVRGGAGPLAPNVPKILLVGFLVGLAVPVLGCVIAAMMDSRVKRREEIESLTDIPVYGVLPRKPRKLKNQEIVVNLEEPSELSESFPLLAERLVSLAEENGPGCFSILLTSSCPGEGKTYLAVNLALSLAVAGKKVLLMDMDLRKGTLSSLLGGQGKPGIGNLDRSGEGGWRSLVEKSSVSDHLDYLFAGTLPDHPSRLLLHDRVRVLMEELKEHYDFIFMDCVPYASLADARIVARLADATLYVMRAGCVRKRDLPCLQKTWKNGKLKRMGIVLCDVENHSRSSRKYAMYRSFDTSSPCPGK, encoded by the coding sequence ATGAACGATCTTTCTCCCAAGAAGGAATCCCTGGATGCCGTGGGCGCTGCCTCGGTATCCCTGTTTCCCAGCCCCAAGGCCATTCTGGGCCGGATTGTCCGGAAGTGGTATTGGTGTGTGCTTTCCCTGTGCATCTGCCTTCCCCTGGCCTATTTGTATGCAGCGCGGCAGCCCCAGGTTTACGGAAAGGCCACCACCATCCTCATCAAGGACGATTACCCCAAGGAATCCGTGGCCGCCACGGTGCTGGCCACCTCCAATGGCATCGTCAATACGGTCGCCACTAACCTGGATAACGAGATGTTCCTGCTTTCTTCCCATTCCTTGCTGGAAACGGTAGTCCGGAAGCTGAAGCTGGACGTCACCTACTGGAAGAAGGACAAGTTCCGCAAAGTGGAAGTTTATGAGGATTCCCCCATTGCGGTGCAGTTCACGCCGGAGGGGGGAGCGGCTGACGCCAGGTTCTGCGTGGTTCCTCTTTCCGGGAAGGAATTCCGGCTGGAGAAGGATGAAAAGGACCGCGGGGGTCAGGAAACGGGAACTTTTGGCAAGGAGGTCCGCTTCGACTCCCTGACGTTCATCGTGGAGAAAACTCCCCGGTTCAGTGAAGCCGCGCTGAACGTGCCCGTGATTGTCAGGAAAACCTCCGTCAGGAATGCGGCGGTGGGGTTGAGAAGCGGATTGACCGTCAAAAAGGCAAATGGAAAGAATAACCTGGTCAATGTTTCCATCCGCTGCAACAACCCGGTGAAGGCGGAGGTCATCCTCCACAGCATCGTCCATTTTTACAATGAGGCGTCCCTGAAAGAAAAAAACACGCGCGGCACAAAGACGAACAAATTCATCGGGGAGCGCCTGGCTGTCATCAGCGAGGAAATGAGAAAGAATGATCTGGCCGTTGAAAAGCTGAAAAAGGAGACAAATATCCTGACAGACCTGTCCACCGCGCTCACGGAAGAATATGAGAACAGCATCAATGACAAGAAGGATTTGAGGGAGCTGGCGCTGGAGATCAAGTCCATCGAATATCTGAAGCAGTATCTGGAAGAGGAGGCGGAACATGACGCGAAGCTGGTGCCCATCAATTCGAAAATAGCGGACATGGGCATCCGGGACCAGATCGGCGTGTTCAATGACACCCTGCTGAAGAAGACCAGCCTGAAGGTGAATGCAGGGGACAACAATCCCATTGTCCGTGAGCTGGAAGCCAATTTGTCCTCCCTGAAGGATGCGTTGAAACGTTCCGTGAACAATTACTATACTTCCCTGTTGGTCAAGAAGAAGAACATTCAGGACCAGCATGAGAAGACGCGGGAGCACATCAGGAACGTCTCCAGCAGGGAACGGGACGTTAACTACATTGACCGGGAGCAGCGCGTCCGGGAATCCCTGTATGTTTTCCTGTTGAACAAAAGGGAGGAAAATTCCCTGGCCCTGGCCGCCACGGAAGACAATGCGCGGATGGTGGACGGCGTGCGCGGAGGGGCCGGTCCGCTGGCTCCCAACGTGCCCAAGATTCTGCTGGTGGGCTTCCTCGTCGGGCTGGCCGTTCCCGTCCTGGGATGCGTGATTGCCGCGATGATGGATTCACGGGTGAAGCGCAGGGAGGAAATAGAATCCCTGACGGACATTCCCGTTTACGGGGTGCTTCCCCGCAAGCCCAGGAAGTTGAAAAACCAGGAAATCGTGGTGAATCTGGAAGAGCCTTCCGAATTGTCGGAAAGCTTTCCTCTTCTCGCCGAACGCCTGGTCTCTCTGGCGGAAGAAAACGGTCCCGGCTGTTTCAGCATTCTGCTGACATCTTCATGCCCCGGAGAAGGAAAGACCTATCTGGCCGTGAATTTGGCCCTGTCCCTTGCCGTGGCCGGAAAGAAGGTTCTCCTGATGGACATGGACTTGAGGAAGGGAACGCTCAGTTCCCTGCTGGGAGGGCAAGGGAAGCCCGGAATAGGGAATCTGGACCGCTCCGGGGAAGGCGGATGGCGCTCCCTGGTGGAGAAATCCTCCGTTTCCGATCATTTGGATTATCTTTTTGCCGGAACTCTGCCGGACCATCCGTCCCGGCTTTTGCTGCATGACCGCGTCCGGGTGCTAATGGAGGAATTGAAGGAGCATTACGACTTCATCTTCATGGACTGCGTTCCCTACGCTTCCCTGGCGGATGCGCGCATCGTCGCCAGGCTGGCGGACGCCACGCTGTACGTCATGCGGGCCGGGTGCGTGAGGAAACGCGACCTGCCCTGTCTGCAGAAAACGTGGAAGAATGGGAAATTGAAGCGCATGGGCATTGTCCTGTGCGATGTGGAGAACCATTCCCGTTCCTCCCGGAAATATGCCATGTACAGGAGTTTTGACACTTCTTCCCCGTGTCCGGGAAAATGA
- a CDS encoding glycosyltransferase produces MKRIFIAIQYMELGGAERALLGLLEALDTSRFRVDLFVYRHSGDLMPLIPEKVNLLPELPAYRALSRPLKDILTEGRLGIFCARLWAKWRSARFGKSLNGLENYAVFDDAAAAAAPFLPSLRKLGMYDLAVSFLTPHRIVRDKVLARRKVAWIHTDYSSIGINAERERPVWSSYDRIVSISPEAGKGFLSRFPELEDRLMLMENIVSPRAVREQAALEDVSAVMEGSPCLCTVGRFSHAKGMDRAVRIAARLVEMGMNGLRWYLAGYGDEASLRREIAAHGMEEHVVILGKKANPYPYMAACGLYVQPSRYEGKAVAVREAQILGRPVAITRFPTASGHVEDGVDGVIVPNDEEGAAKALFSLLHDPARLESLAAACRARDYGNRDEILKLEALV; encoded by the coding sequence ATGAAGCGTATTTTCATAGCTATTCAATATATGGAACTGGGGGGCGCGGAGCGTGCCCTGCTGGGGCTGCTGGAAGCGCTGGACACTTCCCGTTTCCGGGTTGACCTGTTCGTTTACAGGCATTCCGGGGATTTGATGCCGCTGATTCCGGAAAAGGTGAACCTGCTGCCGGAGCTCCCGGCCTACCGGGCGCTGTCCCGGCCCCTGAAAGACATCCTGACGGAAGGCAGGCTGGGAATTTTCTGCGCCCGGCTGTGGGCCAAATGGCGTTCCGCGCGTTTTGGGAAAAGTCTGAACGGGTTGGAAAATTACGCCGTGTTCGATGATGCCGCCGCGGCTGCGGCCCCCTTTCTGCCATCCTTAAGAAAGTTGGGAATGTACGATTTGGCGGTCAGTTTCCTGACACCCCACCGCATCGTCAGGGACAAGGTGCTGGCCCGCAGGAAAGTTGCCTGGATTCATACGGATTACTCTTCCATTGGCATCAATGCGGAGCGCGAACGCCCGGTATGGAGCAGTTACGACCGCATCGTATCCATTTCCCCGGAGGCGGGAAAAGGGTTCCTGTCCCGGTTCCCGGAGCTGGAAGACAGGCTGATGCTGATGGAAAACATCGTTTCCCCCCGGGCAGTGCGGGAGCAGGCCGCGCTGGAGGACGTTTCCGCCGTGATGGAAGGTTCTCCGTGCCTGTGCACAGTGGGAAGGTTCTCCCATGCCAAGGGCATGGACCGCGCCGTCAGGATAGCCGCCCGTCTGGTGGAGATGGGAATGAACGGGCTGCGGTGGTATCTGGCAGGCTACGGGGACGAGGCTTCCCTGCGGCGGGAAATTGCCGCGCATGGGATGGAGGAACACGTCGTTATCCTGGGAAAAAAGGCCAACCCCTATCCTTATATGGCCGCCTGCGGCCTGTATGTGCAGCCGTCCCGCTATGAAGGGAAGGCCGTGGCGGTTAGGGAGGCGCAGATTCTGGGGCGTCCCGTGGCCATCACGCGTTTTCCCACGGCTTCCGGCCATGTGGAGGACGGCGTGGACGGAGTCATTGTCCCGAACGACGAAGAGGGCGCCGCGAAGGCCCTGTTCTCCCTGCTGCATGATCCCGCCCGCCTGGAAAGCCTGGCGGCGGCATGCCGCGCGCGGGACTACGGCAACCGTGATGAAATCCTGAAACTGGAGGCGCTGGTCTGA
- a CDS encoding glycoside hydrolase family 88 protein has product MTLYVSILSAAAVLTAAAACVDAWRFMGIWTGRIRIGRWRDRRAWQDALARKAAAWLKRMPAVPKKDQGRLVLWDMLRGAYADAAIQGWQLGGLSLGLNAYAGDRNDGGLKEKLRDALGRHELVVNYLERENPGTWEVDRMLLDYAVLEAGCGGEDRLMEKSLAFLESLKTEAGTLAYRRGQPAVRYVDTIGLACPLAAACAARTGREEYWNLAARQVEEYDAALLAGSSFPAHGFEMDRGYPLGLYDWSRGIGWYALGLCELYRLMEAHGRPEAGAMAKRIVSLSRELLPLRKRNGGFGWMVARPESVFESSGTALMGLLMLEAYRISGEPCFLEAAFGAEKALMGVTRRNGALDMCQGDTKGIGMYSDVWGLMPFAQGMALRLSVELNREERKE; this is encoded by the coding sequence ATGACTCTTTATGTTTCCATTCTTTCCGCAGCGGCGGTTCTTACGGCAGCGGCGGCCTGCGTGGACGCGTGGCGCTTCATGGGAATCTGGACGGGCCGCATCCGCATCGGCCGCTGGCGGGACCGCCGCGCATGGCAGGACGCCCTGGCCCGGAAGGCCGCGGCATGGCTGAAGCGCATGCCGGCAGTCCCCAAAAAGGACCAGGGAAGGCTGGTCCTCTGGGACATGCTGCGGGGTGCATATGCGGACGCCGCCATTCAGGGCTGGCAGCTAGGCGGCCTGTCCCTGGGCCTGAATGCCTACGCCGGAGACCGGAATGACGGGGGGCTGAAGGAAAAACTGCGGGACGCCCTCGGCAGGCATGAACTGGTCGTGAATTATCTGGAGCGGGAAAATCCCGGAACATGGGAAGTGGACAGGATGCTGCTGGATTATGCCGTGCTGGAAGCCGGATGCGGCGGAGAGGACCGGCTGATGGAAAAGTCTCTGGCCTTTCTGGAATCCCTGAAAACGGAGGCGGGTACTCTGGCTTACAGGCGCGGGCAGCCCGCCGTCCGCTACGTGGACACCATCGGCCTGGCTTGTCCGCTGGCGGCGGCCTGCGCGGCGCGCACGGGGCGGGAGGAATACTGGAACCTTGCGGCAAGGCAGGTGGAGGAATACGATGCGGCCCTTCTGGCCGGGTCCTCTTTTCCGGCCCACGGGTTTGAGATGGACCGCGGCTATCCCCTGGGGCTGTACGACTGGTCGCGCGGTATCGGCTGGTATGCGCTGGGGCTGTGCGAACTGTACCGCCTGATGGAAGCCCACGGACGACCGGAGGCGGGTGCGATGGCGAAGCGCATTGTGTCCCTGTCCCGCGAACTTCTGCCCCTCCGCAAGCGGAATGGCGGATTCGGGTGGATGGTTGCCAGGCCGGAATCCGTCTTTGAATCTTCCGGAACCGCCCTGATGGGCCTGTTGATGCTGGAGGCCTACCGCATTTCCGGGGAGCCCTGTTTTCTGGAGGCCGCTTTTGGTGCGGAAAAGGCCCTGATGGGGGTGACGCGCCGCAACGGAGCGCTGGACATGTGCCAGGGGGATACCAAGGGAATTGGCATGTATTCGGACGTCTGGGGCCTCATGCCCTTTGCCCAGGGAATGGCCCTGCGCCTGAGCGTGGAACTCAATAGGGAGGAACGGAAAGAATGA
- a CDS encoding glycosyltransferase family 2 protein, with protein sequence MPFVSVIIPVFNAGHFLEECVDSVLRQTLTDFDVCLVDDGSTDGSGILCDALATRHERIHAVHMGRNRGVSAARNRGIEETEGSWLCFVDGDDRVEPACLRTLAAAVEDGECDLAVAGLRSVRAGGKDVLTVPVPVELEAVPGREEEWVRLFRSFLLFGPVAKLYRRELVDRYSIRFPEGVSYGEDLEFNMAYLKHIRRLRTVDKAVYFYRRAEKGTLSTRFVPEKFEWIAGQFRMVRQYFRDQGLQGGLVENYLASRWWGMVYDSLFEIYRFKECRGVKDRFKAVRSILKVPENALLRAHPGAFPCPEWMKVCLFLRLPFCLFLLLEGAYAGKKSSDGHA encoded by the coding sequence ATGCCTTTTGTCTCCGTTATCATTCCTGTTTTCAATGCCGGGCATTTTCTGGAAGAATGTGTGGATTCCGTCCTTCGGCAAACCCTGACGGATTTTGACGTCTGCCTGGTGGATGACGGTTCCACGGACGGGAGCGGCATCCTGTGCGATGCCCTGGCCACCCGGCATGAGAGGATCCATGCGGTTCACATGGGGAGGAACAGGGGCGTATCCGCGGCGAGGAACCGCGGCATTGAAGAAACGGAGGGCTCGTGGCTGTGCTTTGTTGACGGGGATGACCGCGTGGAGCCCGCGTGCCTGCGGACTCTTGCCGCCGCCGTGGAAGACGGGGAATGCGATCTGGCCGTCGCCGGGCTGCGTTCCGTGCGTGCCGGCGGAAAGGACGTGCTTACGGTGCCCGTGCCGGTGGAACTGGAGGCCGTCCCCGGAAGGGAGGAGGAGTGGGTGCGCCTGTTCCGCTCCTTCCTGCTCTTCGGGCCCGTTGCCAAGTTGTACCGCAGGGAGCTGGTGGACAGGTATTCCATCCGCTTTCCGGAAGGCGTCTCCTACGGGGAGGACCTGGAATTCAACATGGCCTACCTGAAGCACATCAGGCGGCTGAGGACGGTGGACAAGGCCGTTTATTTCTACCGCAGGGCGGAAAAGGGCACTCTGTCCACGCGGTTCGTTCCGGAAAAATTTGAATGGATTGCCGGACAGTTCAGGATGGTCCGGCAATATTTCCGCGACCAGGGGCTTCAGGGCGGCCTCGTGGAGAATTATCTGGCGTCCCGGTGGTGGGGAATGGTGTATGATTCCCTGTTTGAAATTTACCGTTTCAAGGAGTGCCGCGGCGTGAAGGACCGCTTCAAGGCCGTCCGCAGTATTCTGAAAGTTCCGGAAAACGCGTTGCTGCGCGCCCATCCCGGCGCATTTCCCTGTCCGGAATGGATGAAAGTCTGCCTCTTTCTTCGTCTCCCCTTCTGCCTGTTCCTGCTCCTGGAAGGGGCGTACGCCGGGAAAAAATCATCAGACGGCCATGCGTAA
- a CDS encoding glycosyltransferase gives MIMSGSRLNVLFLVESLAGGGAEKILSGLVRGLDRDKFNVTVCAVVDCGQYRDEVRKHARYRFIVGGRGWLYRLKYALVYRFLPAGWIYKWFIAGDYDVEAAFTEGLPTRLLAAAPAGKRGKAGKTRKIAWVHVDLEARPWTQGVVFRSLDEEKRAYGRFHVVAHVSRMVKEAFERRFGTHPGSVVVHNPVDRDEVLAKSAAVEEVPEKKCFRIVSVGRLEEQKGFDRLIRALARLKERGHAAELVLLGEGSLRSDLERLAAGLGLSESLLMPGFMENPYPWMAGADLFVCSSRSEGMSTVVTEALILGVPVLAVECSGIGEQLGMGRFGRMVDNDDEALARALEDFVSGGESCAEWREKAALGGRQVAYAGAVREVERLLEGAER, from the coding sequence ATGATCATGTCCGGTTCGCGTCTCAACGTTTTGTTTCTGGTGGAATCCCTCGCCGGGGGAGGAGCTGAAAAAATCCTTTCCGGCCTGGTGCGCGGATTGGACCGGGACAAATTCAACGTGACGGTATGCGCTGTCGTGGATTGCGGGCAGTACCGGGATGAAGTCCGGAAGCACGCCCGCTACCGCTTCATCGTGGGCGGACGGGGCTGGCTTTACCGGTTGAAGTACGCGCTGGTGTACCGTTTTTTGCCCGCCGGGTGGATTTACAAATGGTTCATTGCCGGGGATTACGATGTGGAGGCGGCCTTTACGGAAGGCCTGCCTACCCGCCTGCTGGCGGCCGCGCCTGCGGGAAAGCGCGGAAAGGCCGGGAAGACCAGGAAAATAGCCTGGGTGCATGTGGACCTGGAAGCCAGGCCCTGGACACAAGGGGTGGTATTCCGGTCGCTGGACGAGGAAAAAAGGGCTTATGGCCGTTTCCACGTGGTGGCCCATGTGTCGCGGATGGTGAAAGAGGCTTTTGAAAGGCGTTTTGGAACGCATCCCGGTTCCGTCGTCGTGCATAATCCGGTGGACCGGGACGAGGTGCTGGCCAAATCCGCCGCTGTGGAGGAAGTTCCTGAAAAAAAGTGCTTCAGGATAGTTTCCGTCGGGCGTCTGGAAGAACAGAAGGGGTTTGACAGGCTTATCCGCGCCCTCGCCCGGCTGAAAGAGCGGGGCCACGCAGCGGAATTGGTTCTCCTTGGGGAAGGAAGCCTCAGAAGCGATCTGGAACGGCTGGCTGCCGGGCTGGGACTTTCGGAATCCCTGCTGATGCCCGGTTTTATGGAAAATCCCTACCCGTGGATGGCGGGGGCGGACTTGTTCGTGTGCAGTTCCCGCAGCGAGGGAATGAGTACCGTCGTGACGGAAGCCCTCATTTTGGGCGTGCCCGTTCTGGCGGTGGAATGCTCCGGAATCGGGGAACAACTGGGAATGGGCAGGTTTGGCCGCATGGTGGATAATGACGACGAGGCGCTGGCCCGTGCGCTGGAAGACTTCGTGTCCGGCGGGGAATCGTGTGCGGAATGGCGGGAAAAGGCGGCTTTGGGAGGCCGGCAGGTGGCCTACGCGGGCGCCGTCCGGGAGGTGGAACGTCTGCTGGAGGGAGCGGAAAGATGA
- a CDS encoding polysaccharide pyruvyl transferase family protein — MRKILLYPHGGSGNHGCEAIVRSTMLLLRPEKGSLVSSACGQDVRCGLDRLVRVLPERRPIRRLSPAWAAAWMQLHVLGVKDAFDLIAFGGIVKEAGDADLALCGGGDNYCYGEPVHIYLQNELLRKAGVPVVLWGCSLEREDMKGRMLEDLGAFDLIVARESLTYDALRECGLSRVVLYPDPAFALPANEVEVPEGWKEGNMAGINVSPMVIGHEGRPGAVMENYSRLVEWLLENTEMNVALIPHVVWAGNDDRKPLAELHGRFRHTGRVVMIEDAPCGDLKGYISRCRFLVAARTHASIAAYSTGVPALVAGYSVKARGIARDLFGTEEGHVVPVQSLDGPDELRNAFVRMMEREKEIKEAYGKVLPAYLERLCGCRKELESLVKRS, encoded by the coding sequence ATGCGTAAAATTCTTCTATATCCTCACGGCGGCAGCGGCAATCACGGGTGCGAGGCGATTGTCAGGTCCACCATGCTGTTGCTGCGTCCTGAAAAGGGCAGCCTTGTTTCCTCCGCCTGCGGGCAGGACGTCCGGTGCGGCCTGGACCGCCTGGTGCGCGTTCTGCCGGAACGGCGCCCCATCCGGAGGCTTTCCCCGGCCTGGGCTGCGGCGTGGATGCAGCTGCACGTTCTGGGGGTGAAGGATGCGTTTGACCTGATTGCCTTCGGCGGCATTGTGAAGGAAGCTGGGGATGCGGACCTGGCCCTGTGCGGCGGAGGGGACAATTACTGCTACGGGGAACCCGTCCATATCTACCTCCAGAACGAATTGCTCCGGAAGGCCGGCGTTCCTGTGGTCCTGTGGGGTTGTTCCCTGGAAAGGGAGGACATGAAGGGCAGGATGCTGGAGGACCTCGGGGCGTTTGACCTGATTGTGGCGCGGGAGTCCCTCACGTACGACGCCCTGCGGGAATGCGGCCTTTCCCGCGTGGTTCTGTATCCGGACCCGGCGTTTGCCCTGCCGGCCAACGAGGTGGAAGTTCCGGAGGGCTGGAAGGAGGGGAACATGGCCGGAATCAATGTCAGCCCCATGGTGATCGGGCACGAGGGGAGGCCCGGAGCCGTGATGGAAAATTATTCCCGGCTTGTCGAATGGCTGTTGGAAAACACGGAAATGAACGTGGCCCTGATTCCCCATGTGGTATGGGCCGGGAATGACGACCGCAAGCCTCTGGCGGAATTGCACGGGCGTTTCCGCCATACGGGAAGGGTGGTCATGATTGAAGACGCCCCCTGCGGGGACTTGAAGGGGTATATTTCCCGGTGCCGGTTCCTGGTGGCCGCCCGTACGCACGCATCCATCGCCGCTTATTCCACGGGCGTTCCCGCGCTGGTGGCTGGGTATTCCGTCAAGGCGCGCGGGATTGCCCGCGACTTGTTCGGAACGGAGGAGGGGCACGTGGTCCCGGTGCAGTCGCTGGACGGCCCGGATGAGTTGCGGAACGCCTTTGTTCGGATGATGGAAAGGGAGAAGGAAATCAAGGAGGCATACGGGAAAGTGCTTCCCGCGTATCTGGAACGGCTGTGCGGCTGCCGAAAAGAACTTGAATCCCTGGTGAAACGGTCATGA